The DNA sequence TTCCCCCCACATCCGCCCTTATCAAGAAAACCACCCCCCGACACCTACGACTAATAAAATCCGGTTCCCGGGAGCGCGGGCGTCCCGCCCGCACCAGGCCTGTCTCCCCCACTTCAACCAACCATCCCCGCCTGCCCTGGTCCCACATTCCCCCTATCTCAAGAAAAACACCTCCTGGCACGTTCCGCTGATAAAATCAGATTCATACGGCGGCATACTGTTATTGAAGACGTATGGGGTAGGTCTTCTTCGGCGGCAGTGTCATGGATGTAATCGGTATCAGGCCCCGATTCACCGTGTTTCCAGCCCAAAAAACTGCAAAAAAAGTCTTGACACAGAGTTTTCATGTTGTTAGCGTACGGCCGTTTAAGGCTGTTTAGGTGTGCATGTTAACAGCTTGAATTGGTTTTAACGGAGTGTTCGGCTTTTTGAGGAGAATGTTCAGAAGCGGTAATCCTGCGACTTCAGTTGAGGTAAACAAGCGAAGAGAAGAGCAAATGCAAGCAAATCTCAAAATTCCGTTCAGTAATCTCACAAACAAAGGGAGAAAAAGCATGCGAAAAATTTTGATATTGCTGTGCGCAATTGCGTTTTTGGGGTTGACGCTGACTCCACCCGACGCTGAGGCGCAGGGTTACAACGTCCGCCGGGCCTCGGCGACGATAAAAGTGGCTCAGTATTCGAACAACGCCTTGGTGAACAACCTGACGTTCCTGCGCACCACGGGTACCGACCCCAATATCGGCGACGCTCCTGCCGGTGAAGTGTTGACGATCAAGATCGGCTACGGGCTTCTCATGACCAACGAGGATTCCGTCAGGGAGAAAGCTACAGCCAGTTTCACCCTCTGGTGCGACGACGATAACGACGCGACCGACACCGATGGCACCGGGTACGAGGAAAATTGTCAGACGACAAATCCCGATACAAGTCCGTCGGCTATGTTCTCCAACGAAGGAGGCACCGGGGTCATTACGATCACGATTCCCGCAGATGACGCTGCAAATCAGGCATTCGTGGTCGCTGGTGTCCGGGTGGATGCTTCCGCCCTGGCCGCCAAGGACGAGATCACGGCCAGTGTCACCTCCACGACCGATGCGACTACAGTAGGTCTGGGGGGACCTTCGTCCGAGGGCGGCGTTTCGGGCATTGTGGGCGAGGTAGCTGCCGGCCTGAAAGTGACAGCCGAAAAAGCCGCCAGTCTGTCTTGTTCATCCACAACGGCGCCTTCCATTACGGTTGCCGAAGGCTTTGCGGATGCATGGGGCCCCACTCGGCTGAACATGGATGAGGTGGGTGGCGCCGCCGACGCCGCTGGTGCCGATGACGAGACCGCCTCGGTCAAGATCGTCCTGGCCAATCTGCCGGACGGTGCCAAAGTCGAATGGCCGGCTACAGTGCCCAGCGAAGTAGAAATCGACGAAGAAATGTACACTAACGGAATGTTGACGATGGACGTCGCCGAGTCCAGCAGCAACGGTAAAGTCGTCGTTTACGATTACGCAAAGACCAACACCTACGCAACCGCAACAGAGGACGACGCTGCCACTACAGACGTAGATGAAACTGCGATTCCGTTTGCTGCCGGGGCTCGTAGTTTCATGGTAACACCCGAAAAATTGACCTTCACGGGCGATGCTTCGGTGAATATCTCCGCCATGCTCTATCCGGATGCCAGGAGGGGTACGGATGGCGAAAAGCTCGATCTGGAATCCATGCTGTCATTCGAGCATCCGATGCAGGATCCCGAGAAGGGCAACGGAGAGGGTTGGCTGGTCATTTCCGAGTGCGTGACCTACCTGCTCTATCCCTTCGTCACCTGCGGGGCCACTCCCGGATGGTCTACGGGAATCTCGGTTTCCAACACCAGCGCCGACGGCAATGTCTTCGGGGCCTTCGATGAGTCTAGCCAGCAGCATGGTTCCGTCATCATGTACGGATTCCCGAAGGAGCGGATGCTGGCTCCTGTCGAGGAGGAAGGCGACGATCCCATGGTCGAGCCGGTCGTTTCGACGATCTCTGACCAGTTGATGTCCGGGGGAACCATCACCTTCGATTGCGGCGCGACCACGATGGCCGGAATGGAAGGCTACGCCATCATCCGGGCGGGCTTCCAACACGCCCGCGGTATGGCCTTCGTCCTTGGCAACTTCAAAGATGGGGCCGGCGTGGATGTGTCCCACGGCTACATGGCCGAGATCATCACGAATCCGGCAGACAGGGGTGAGACTATCCCCTAGTCGGCATCCTCCTGTCACACCTTCAAGGCCGGGGCTTTCGAGCTCCGGCCTTTTTTTTCCTCATCCACTTGACAGAGTCGCTGTGACAGCAGGGAGGGGCATCCCATTCCCGGCATCCAGACCGCACTCACGCGGACAGGCCAAGCTATCCCCTAGACTACCCGTTGACAAACAGAGTCGAACTTGCCAATGTTTAGTAGGAGTCCTGCTGGTCAATTATGGTGAAATGACCACCGGCACGGTTTCCGGTGGCCGCCAGTCTCAAGAGAGGCACTGAAAATGTACCGATCGGGTCTTGTATCAGTCTCCACCAGCCTGTTGTTCGTTCTGATCCTGACCTGGATTCCGGCGGGCGCCCGATCGAGCGTGGCTGACCGTGTGGCTCCGGCCGACTTCGAGCGGCTCAAAGAGCGGGTGAGCGAGTATTTCGAGGCCGTTCACTCCCGGCAGTTCACCAAGGCCAAGGAGTACATCCTGCCCCGCTCCAGGGACGCGGCCGGCGCCGCGCGGCCGGGAAGAGCCCGGGTCGCCGGCTTCAGCATTCTCGAGGTAAAACTGGAGGAAGGCAATCGCTCGGCCGTCGTCACCATCAGGCGAGAGATCATGGCTGCGGGGCTGGCGGGTCAAGCCAGGATCAAGGAGAAGTTTCGTTGGAAGAAGGAGGAGGGTGAGTGGTTCCTGGACCCTGCCGACCCTCCCAGGACGACCGCGGAGATCTTTCGGGAGTACTACTACGCAAAGCGGATCGCCCGCGCCAATCCGAAGCCGGGTCGGGAGCCCCCGCCGCTCTTGGTGGAGCCCGAGGAAAGAGTCTTCGATTTTGGCTTGGCAACCCAGGGGGATGTCGTCCGGCCTCGTTTTACCTTTCGCAACCTCGGGTCCGAGGCCATCGTCATTGAGGAAATCTATGGCCCCGAATGGCTGCTCGACAAGACCAAAAGTCATCTTGTCCCTGCCGGAAAGACTGGACAGATTCAAATGGAGTTGAGCACCTCCCGGCTTCATCGGGATTTCATCCAGGATATCTTCGTCCGGTTCGAGCCCATCCAGGAACTGGTCAAGCTTCGGATCAAGGGCAAGGTCTACACCGCGGAAGAAATCGCCGAATCCCCCATCCTCTCCAAGGAAGCTGCCGCCGGCAAGTCCTCCCAGCCGGCAACACCCTAGACAGACCCACGCCCCAATAACTCCCCACCCGGGAGCGCGGGCGTCTCGCCCGCACCAGACCGGCACAGCACAGCCTATCCCTCCCACCTTGATGAACCGGGAACGCCGCCGTCCCCGCCGGATCGTGCAAGGAATGTTCCCAGCTTGTACCGAAGCCAAGCCGTCAGGCGAAGGCTGATGCAGTGGGGGGGGACGCTGGGCCGGCCTGGCTGCTCGAAGAGCAATGCCCCCCCGGGAGCGCGGGCGTCCCGCCCGCATGCTATCCGGCTACGTGCCGCTCAGTTTCCCTGCGATGTGGCACCCTGCCACTCAATGAACCGGAAACGCCGCCGTCCCCGCCTGATCGTGTAACGATGTTTCCGGTCCGTACTCCCGGGAATCACTCCCCCCTTGAGGGGGAGTCGCAGAAGCCGAGCCGCCAGGCGAAGGCTGATGCGGTGGGGGGGCCATCTCAGCCACAACTCGGTGACAGCACCTTTCCGCCGTACCGCCAACCTGCCATCTTCTCCCCCTTGAAATACTCCCGCCTCTCCGATAGATTCTCAGGGAAAAAATCGCGCTCCTACCACAAACTCTCGGGAGGAAAAGATGAGACACCCAACCATATCGATGCGTTGGCTGCCCGCCTTGCTCGCAGCATGCGCCCTATTGCTCGGATGGACCGCCTGGACCGCTGCCGAACCGTCGGGCCACGAGCTCAAGGGCTGGAAAAAAGGCCGGGGCTGGGGATGGGTCTGGGGCAAGGACGACGAAGTGGGCTCCCTCAACGCCATGACCCCCGCATCCGTGCTCGATGCCATCGGCCTGATCAAGCAGGGCAAGGTCTATGACCTGGGCATCGACTACGACCGCACCTCCTACAAGTGG is a window from the Acidobacteriota bacterium genome containing:
- a CDS encoding DUF1573 domain-containing protein; this translates as MYRSGLVSVSTSLLFVLILTWIPAGARSSVADRVAPADFERLKERVSEYFEAVHSRQFTKAKEYILPRSRDAAGAARPGRARVAGFSILEVKLEEGNRSAVVTIRREIMAAGLAGQARIKEKFRWKKEEGEWFLDPADPPRTTAEIFREYYYAKRIARANPKPGREPPPLLVEPEERVFDFGLATQGDVVRPRFTFRNLGSEAIVIEEIYGPEWLLDKTKSHLVPAGKTGQIQMELSTSRLHRDFIQDIFVRFEPIQELVKLRIKGKVYTAEEIAESPILSKEAAAGKSSQPATP